One Streptococcus sp. VT 162 genomic window, CAGACATGGAAGAATTAGCCCAAATGTCGCCGGATGAATTTCTCAAAACCTTGGAAAAGAGCATTGCAGATAAAACCAAGGACGATATTGAGGCCATCCAATCTCTAGAGCAGGTCGAAGCAAAGGAAGAAGAGCAAGAGCAGGCAGACAAGGAGACTGAGAGTAAGAAAGAACCTTATATCTACTATATCCTGCGCTTTGCAAGCCTTGCTGACTTAGTTGCTTTTGCAAAGACGGTTAACTACCAGATGGAAACCTCTGAACTCTATAAGATGAATGGACACTACTATTTGACAATCTTAGTCGATGTGGAAAATCATCCAAGTCCATATCCGGCTTGGCTCTTGGCTCGTATGCGTGAATTTGCAGACGACAGTGACATCAGTCGTTCAGTCTTGCAAGAGTATGGGCAAATCTTGATCAATCACGATGCAGTTCTTAATTTGCAAAAGATTCGTTCATAAATTTCAAAATCAATTTTCATTTATCAAGAAAGACGAATCATGGGATTCGTTTTTTCTTTACCAGACTGAAATAGTGATTTACTATAATAGGAATTTTCATAAAATTCTGTTATAATGGCTATATCAGAAAATTTCTAGGAGACAAACATGACAGTTAAAATTGCTTTACTTGGATTTGGTACCGTTGCAAGTGGTGTGCCATTCCTACTAAAGGAAAATGGAGAAAAAATCGTTCAGTCAGCTCATTCAGAGATTGAAGTAGCCAAGGTATTGGTCAAGGATGAAGATGAAAAGAACCGCTTGCTTGCAGCAGGAAATGACTTTAACTTTGTAACCAATGTAGACGATATTTTATCAGACAAGGACATTACTATTGTAGTGGAATTGATGGGGCGTATCGAACCAGCTAAAACCTTTATCACTCGTGCCTTGGAAGCTGGGAAACACGTTGTTACTGCCAACAAGGACCTTTTGGCTGTCCATGGTGCAGAATTGTTAGAAATTGCTAAAGAGCATAATGTAGCACTTTACTACGAAGCAGCAGTTGCTGGTGGTATTCCAATTCTTCGTACTTTGGCAAATTCGTTGGCTTCTGACAAAATTACGCGCGTTCTTGGCGTTGTTAATGGAACTTCCAACTTCATGATGACCAAGATGGTGGAAGAAGGCTGGTCTTACGATGATGCTCTGGCTGAAGCACAAAGATTAGGTTTTGCAGAAAGCGATCCTACAAATGACGTGGATGGGATTGACGCAGCCTACAAGATGGTGATTTTGAGCCAGTTTGCTTTTGGTATGAAGGTTGCCTTTGACGATGTAGCCCACAAGGGAATCCGCAACATCACACCAGAAGACGTAGCTGTAGCCCAAGACCTTGGCTATGTAGTGAAATTGGTTGGTTCTATTGAGGAAACTCCTTCAGGTATTGCTGCAGAAGTGACTCCAACTTTCCTTCCTAAAGCACACCCACTTGCCAGTGTGAATGGGGTAATGAACGCAGTCTTTGTGGAGTCTATCGGCATCGGTGAATCGATGTACTACGGACCAGGTGCGGGTCAAAAACCAACTGCAACAAGTGTTGTAGCGGACATTGTCCGTATCGTTCGTCGCTTGAATGATGGCACTATTGGTAAAGACTTCAACGAATATAGCCGTGACTTGGTTTTGGCAAATCCTGAAGATGTTAAAGCAAACTACTATTTCTCAATCTTGGCACCAGACTCAAAAGGTCAGGTCTTGAAATTGGCTGAAATCTTTAATGCCCAAGATATTTCCTTCAAGCAAATCCTCCAAGATGGCAAAGAGGGTGACAAGGCGCGTGTAGTGATTATCACTCATAAGATTAATAAAGCACAACTTGAGAATGTTTCAGCTGAGTTGGCCAAAGCTTCAGAATTTGACCTCTTGAATACCTTCAAGGTGTTAGGAGAATAGGATGAAGATTATTGTACCTGCAACCAGTGCCAATATCGGGCCAGGTTTTGATTCGGTCGGTGTAGCTGTAACCAAGTATCTTCAAATTGAGGTTTGTGAAGAACGGGATGAGTGGTTGATTGAACACCAGATTGGCAAATGGATTCCCCATGACGAGCGTAATCTTTTGCTTAAGATTGCCTTGCAAATTGCGCCTGACTTGCAACCGAGACGCTTGAAAATGACCAGTGATGTTCCCTTGGCGCGTGGTTTGGGTTCTTCTAGCTCGGTTATCGTTGCTGGGATTGAACTGGCTAACCAACTGGGCAATCTCAACTTATCTAACCACGACAAATTGCAGTTGGCTACCAAGATTGAAGGACATCCTGACAATGTAGCTCCAGCCATTTATGGAAATCTTGTTGTTGCGAGTTCCGTTGAAGGGCACGTTTCTGCGATTGTGGCAGACTTCCCGGAGTGTGATTTTCTAGCTTATATTCCCAACTATGAATTACGCACTCGCGATAGCCGAGGTGTCCTTCCTAAGAAATTGTCCTACAAGGAAGCTGTTGCAGCTAGTTCTATCGCCAATGTGGCCGTTGCAGCCTTATTAGCAGGAGATATGGTGACAGCTGGCCAAGCAATCGAGGGGGACCTCTTCCACGAGCGTTATCGTCAAAGTCTGGTCCGTGAATTTGTGACGATTAAGCAAGTAGCCAAAGAGAATGGTGCCTATGCAACCTATCTTTCTGGTGCTGGACCGACAGTTATGGTCTTGGCTTCTCATGACAAGATGCCAGCGATTAAGGCAGAATTGCAAAAGCAGTCTTTCAAAGGCAAACTTCATGATTTGAAGGTTGATACCCAAGGTGTCCGTGTCGAAACAAAGTAAAGAAATAGAAGATAGGATGGGGAAAGTCTTGATTAAAGGGCTTCCTATCCTTTTTTTGAAAAGAAGTTTATACTCAATGAAAATCAAAGAGCAAACTAGGAAGCTAGCCGCCGGTTGCTCAAAACACTGTTTTGAGGTTGCAGATAGAGATGACGTGGTTTGAAGAGATTTTCGAAGAGTATTAGTTAAAAACTTGATAAAGGAGAAATAAAGATGGCAGAAATTTATCTAGCAGGTGGTTGTTTTTGGGGTTTAGAGGAATATTTTTCACGTATTTCTGGAGTGCTAGCAACCAGTGTCGGCTACGCTAATGGGCAAGTCGAAACGACCAATTACCAGCTGCTCAAGGAAACAGACCATGCAGAAACGGTTCAAGTGATTTATGATGAGAAAGCTGTGTCACTCAGAGAGATTTTGCTTTATTATTTCCGTGTTATTGATCCAGTGTCTATTAACCAGCAGGGGAATGACTGTGGTCGCCAATATCGAACGGGAATCTATTATCAGGATGAAGCAGACTTGCCAGCTATCTACACAGTGGTGCAGGAGCAGGAGCGCATGCTGGGTCGAAAGATTGTAGTAGAGGTGGAGAAACTTCGCCACTACATATTAGCAGAAGACTACCATCAAGACTATCTCAAGAAAAATCCTTCAGGTTATTGTCATATCGATGTGACCGATGCTGAGAAGCCATTGATTGACGCCTCAAACTATGAAAAGCCTAGTCAAGAGGTGTTAAAGGAAAGCTTAACTGAAGAGTCTTATCGTGTTACGCAAGAAGCTGCTACAGAGGCTCCATTTAGTAATGCTTATGACCAAACTTTTGAAGAGGGGATTTATGTAGACATCACGACAGGGGAGCCACTCTTTTTTGCTAAGGATAAGTTTGCCTCAGGTTGTGGTTGGCCAAGTTTTAGTCGTCCGATTTCTAAGGAATTAATTCACTATTACAAGGATTTGAGCCATGGAATGGAGCGAATCGAGGTTCGTTCTCGGTCAGGAAATGCTCACTTGGGTCATGTCTTTACAGATGGACCTCAGGAGTTAGGTGGCCTGCGTTACTGTATTAATTCTGCCTCCTTGCGCTTTGTAGCCAAGGATGAGATGGAAAAAGCAGGATATGGCTATCTATTACCTTACTTAAACAAATAAAACTGAGAGGGTGGGGCTTCCCACTTTCTTCATTTCCAGAATAAGAATAGAAGGGATTTATGAAACACTTACTATCTTACTTCAAACCCTACATCAATGAGTCGATTATAGCACCCTTGTTCAAGCTACTAGAAGCTGTTTTTGAGCTCTTGGTTCCCATGGTGATTGCTGGGATTGTTGACCAGTCCTTGCCTCAGAGAGATCAAGGCCATCTCTGGATGCAGATTGGCCTGCTCCTTATCTTTGCAGTGATTGGCGTTTTAGTGGCCTTGGTAGCTCAGTTTTACTCAGCCAAGGCAGCGGTAGGTTTTGCCAAGGAATTGACAAACGACCTCTATCGTCATATTCTTTCTTTGCCTAAGGACAGCAGAGACCGTTTGACAACTTCTAGCTTGGTGACCCGCTTGACTTCTGATACCTACCAGATACAGACTGGGATCAATCAATTCCTGCGCCTCTTTTTGCGAGCGCCTATTATTGTTTTTGGGGCTATCTTTATGGCCTATCGCATCTCAGCTGAGCTGACTTTTTGGTTTTTGGTCATGGTTGGTTTTTTGACAATCGTCATTGTCGGTCTCTCTCGACTGGTCAATCCTCTCTACAGTAGTCTCAGAAAGAAAACGGACCAACTGGTTCAGGAAACGCGTCAGCAATTACAAGGCATGCGAGTTATTCGTGCCTTTGGGCAAGAAAAACGAGAATTACAGATTTTTCAAACCCTTAACCAAGTTTATGCTAGATTGCAAGAAAAGACGGGTTTCTGGTCTAGTTTGTTAACACCTCTGACTTATCTGATTGTCAATGGAACCCTTCTCGTCATCATCGGGCAGGGCTATATTTCAATTCAAGGAGGTTTACTCAGTCAAGGTGCTCTTATTGCCCTTATCAACTACCTCTTGCAAATTTTGGTGGAATTGGTTAAGCTAGCTATGCTGATCAATTCTCTCAATCAGTCCTATATCTCAGCCAAGCGAATTGAGGAAGTTTTTACCGAAGCTCCAGAGGATATCCATTCAGAGTTAGAACAAAAGCAAGCTACCGGTGATCGGATTTTGCAAGTCAAAGAATTAACCTTTACCTATCCTGATGCGGCCCAGCCTTCTCTGAGAAACATTTCCTTTGATATGAATCAAGGGCAGATCCTTGGTATAATCGGGGGAACTGGTTCAGGTAAATCAAGCTTGGTGCAAGTCTTACTTGGTCTTTATCCGGCAGACAAGGGAAGTATTGACCTTTATCGAAATGGACGTAGTCCTCGTAATCTTGAGCAATGGCGGTCTTGGATTGCCTATGTGCCTCAAAAAGTCGAACTTTTTAAGGGAACTATTCGTTCCAACTTGACTCTGGGTTTCAATCAAGAAGTATCTGACCAAGAACTCTGGCAGGCCTTGGAGATTGCGCAAGCTAAGGATTTTGTCAGTGAAAAGGAAGGACTCTTGGATGCCCTGGTTGAGGCTGGAGGTCGAAATTTCTCAGGTGGACAAAAACAAAGGCTGTCTATCGCACGTGCAGTCTTGCGCCAAGCTCCATTTCTCATCTTAGATGATGCGACCTCGGCCCTCGACACCATTACCGAGTCCAATCTCTTGAAAGCTATCCGAGAGAATTTGCCAAACACGAGTTTAATCTTGATTTCTCAACGGACTTCGACACTTCGTATGGCTGACCAGATTCTCCTCTTGGAAAAAGGTGAGTTACTAGCTGTTGGCAAGCACGATGACTTGATGAAGACTAGCCAAGTCTATCGCGAAATCAATGCATCCCAACATGGAAAGGAGGACTAGCATGAAACGACAAACTGCAAACCAGACGCTCAAACGTTTGGCCATAGATTTAGCAAACCATCCTTTCCTCCTTTTCCTTGCCTTTCTAGGAACTATTGCCCAAGTTGGCTTATCAATTTACCTACCTATTCTGATTGGACAGGTCATTGACCAAGTTCTAGTGGCTGGTTCATCACCAGTTTTTTGGCAGATTTTCATTCAGATGATATTGGTAGTCATAGGAAATACTCTGGTACAATGGGCCAATCCTCTTCTTTATAATCGTCTAATCTTCTCTTATACCAGAGACTTGCGAGAGCGAATTATCCATAAGCTCCATCGTTTACCGATTGCTTTTGTGAACCGGCAGGGCAGTGGAGAGATGGTTAGTCGTGTGACCACAGACATAGAACAGTTGGCAGCTGGTTTGACCATGATTTTCAATCAATTTTTCATTGGTGTTTTGATGATTTTGGTTAGTATTCTAGCCATGCTCCAAATTCACCTCCTCATGACCCTCTTGGTCTTGCTGTTGACGCCGCTGTCCATGGTGATTTCACGCTTTATTGCCAAACGCTCCTATCATCTCTTCCAGAAGCAAACAGAGACGAGGGGAATTCAGACTCAGTTGATTGAAGAGTCGCTTAGCCAGCAGACCATTATCCAGTCCTTCAATGCTCAGACAGAGTTTATCCAAAGACTGCACGAGGCGAATGCCAACTACGCAAGCTATTCTCAGTCAGCTATCTTTTATTCCTCAACGGTTAATCCTTCGACTCGCTTTGTCAATGCGCTCATTTATGCTCTTCTAGCTGGAGTAGGAGCTTATCGTATCATGATGGGTTCAACCTTGACCATTGGGCGTTTAGTAACTTTTTTGAACTATGTTCAGCAGTATACCAAGCCCTTTAACGATATTTCTTCAGTGCTAGCTGAGTTGCAAAGTGCTCTCGCTTGCGCAGAGCGCGTCTATGCTGTCTTAGAAAGTCCAGAGGTGGCTGAAACAGGTAAGGAAGTCTTGACCAGTGACCAAGTTAAGGGAGCCATTTCCTTTAAGCATGTTTCTTTTGGATACCATCCTGAAAGGATCTTGATTAAGGATTTGTCTATCAATATCCCAGCTGGTAGCAAGGTAGCCATCGTTGGTCCAACAGGTGCTGGTAAGTCAACTCTCATCAATCTCCTCATGCGTTTTTATCCTATTAACTCGGGAGATATCTTGTTAGACGGTCGTTCTATTTACGATTATACCCGAGCATCATTGAGACAGCAGTTTGGCATGGTGCTCCAAGAAACTTGGCTCAAGCAAGTGACCATTCATGACAATATTGCCTTTGGAAATCCTGATGCCAGTAGGGAGCAGGTGATTGCTGCTGCAAAGGCAGCCAATGCAGACTTTTTCATCCAACAGTTGCCACAGGGATACGATACCAAGTTGGAAAATGCAGGAGAATCCCTCTCTGTTGGGCAAGCCCAGCTCTTGACCATTGCCCGAGTCTTTCTAGCTATCCCAAAGATTCTTATCTTAGACGAGGCAACTTCCTCCATCGATACACGGACAGAAGTGCTAGTTCAGGATGCTTTTGCCAAACTCATGAAGGGGCGCACAAGCTTTATCATTGCTCACCGTTTGTCAACCATTCAGGATGCGGATTTGATTCTCGTCTTGGTAGATGGTGACATTGTTGAGTATGGGAACCATCATGACCTCATGGCTAGAAAGGGCAAGTATTACCAAATGCAAAAAGCAGCAGCTTTTAGCTCTGAATAATCCTTTCTATTTTGCAATTATTATGGAAAAAAAGTTGCCTTCGGGTGACTTTTTTGTTACAATAGCTAGAAAAATCAGGGTCTTAGAAGGAGAAAACAATGAAAGTCTATCAGCATGTAAATATCGTGACTTGTGACCAAGATTTCCATGTTTATTTGGATGGTGTCTTAGCCGTTAAGGACTCTCAAATCGTCTATGTCGGCCAAGAGGAGCCAGATATTTTAGAGCAAGCTGAGCAGATTATAGACTATCAGGGAGCCTGGATCATGCCTGGTTTGGTCAATTGCCATACCCATTCTGCTATGACAGGTTTGCGAGGGATTCGGGATGATAGCAATCTCCATGAATGGCTCAATGACTATATCTGGCCAGCAGAAGCAGGCTTTACTCCTGACATGACTACCAAGTCGGTCAAAGAGGCTCTGACGGAGATGCTCCAGTCAGGGACAACAAGCTTCAACGATATGTATAATCCCAATGGTGTGGATATTGAGCAAATTTATCAGGCAGTTAAGGCTTCCAAGATGCGTTGTTATTTCTCACCGACCCTCTTTTCTTCAGAGGCAGAAACAACTGCTGAGACTATAAGTAGAACACGAGCCATTATAGAGGAAATCTTAGGATATGAAAATCCAAATTTCAAAGTTATGGTAGCCCCACATTCTCCCTACAGCTGTAGTAAAGATTTACTGGAAGAAAGCTTAGAAATGGCAAAAGAGCTGAATATTCCTATCCATATTCATGTGGCGGAGACCAAGGAGGAATCAGGAATTATCCTGAAACGCTATGGCAAACGCCCCCTCGCCTTTCTAGAAGAACTAGGTTACTTAGATCATCCGTCTGTCTTTGCTCACGGGGTCGAATTAAACGAGAGAGAAATTGAACGCTTGGCAACTTCTCATGTGGCTATCGCCCATAATCCTATTAGTAACCTCAAACTGGCCTCAGGGATCGCTCCAATCATCCAACTGCAAAAAGCAGGAGTAGCAGTCGGAATTGCGACTGACTCAGTTGCTTCCAATAACAATCTTGATATGTTTGAGGAAGGACGGACCGCAGCTCTCTTACAGAAAATGAAGAGTGGAGATGCCAGCCAGTTTCCAATCGAGATAGCCCTTAAGGCACTGACAATCGAAGGAGCTAAGGTTCTAGGAATGGAAAAGCAGATAGGAAGTCTAGAAGTCGGCAAGCAGGCAGATTTTCTGGTTATTCAACCACAAGGAAAAATCCATCTTCAACCTCAGAAAAATATGCTCTCTCATCTGGTTTATGCAGTCAAATCCAGTGATGTTGATGATGTTTATATCGCTGGAGAACAGGTGGTTAAGCAAGGCAAAGTTTTGACAGTAGAGATTTAAAAAAATTTCAAAAAAAGTTTGCAAAAATCTTGCATTCTTTTTTTGTCTATGCTATACTTATATACGGTTTGAAAAAACTGCCTAAGACAGTAGGGGAGCTCGACTCATAAAGATCCTACCGAGGACAAAACGTATCATGTAAAAAGAAGCGTATTGTACTTTCGTGTCTAGGTTTGGGCGCGTTTTTCTTTTGGAAAAATTCCCCAAGCAAAATAATTACGGAGGTGAACACACTAATGAGTGAAGCAATTATTGCTAAAAAAGCGGAACTAGTTGACGTAGTAGCTGAAAAAATGAAAGCTGCTGCATCTATCGTCGTTGTAGACGCTCGTGGTTTGACAGTTGAGCAAGATACAGTTCTTCGTCGTGAGCTTCGTGGAAGCGAAGTTGAGTATAAAGTCATTAAAAACTCAATCTTGCGTCGTGCAGCTGAAAAAGCTGGTCTTGAAGATCTTGCATCAGTATTTGTTGGACCATCTGCAGTAGCATTTTCTAACGAAGATGTTATCGCACCAGCGAAAATCTTGAACGATTTTGCTAAAAACGCTGAAGCACTTGAAATCAAAGGTGGTGCAATCGAAGGCGCTGTCGCATCTAAAGAAGAAATCGTTGCTCTTGCAACTCTTCCAAACCGCGAAGGACTTCTTTCTATGCTCCTTTCTGTACTTCAAGCGCCAGTGCGCAACGTTGCTCTTGCAGTCAAAGCGGTTGCAGACAACAAAGAAGACGCAGCTTAATCTTAAGCTACGCAGCGTAGCCTAGCTACGGAAAAACTATTATAAAATTAAAAACTTATTTGGAGGAAATAACAATGGCATTGAACATTGAAAACATTATTGCTGAAATTAAAGAAGCTTCAATCCTTGAATTGAACGACCTTGTAAAAGCTATCGAAGAAGAATTTGGTGTAACTGCAGCTGCTCCTGTAGCTGTTGCTGCAGCTGGTGCTGCTGACGCTGGTGCTGCTAAAGATTCATTTGACGTTGAGTTGACAGCTGCTGGTGACAAAAAAGTTGGCGTTATCAAAGTTGTACGTGAAATCACAGGTCTTGGACTTAAAGAAGCTAAAGAACTTGTTGATGGTGCACCAGGTGTCATCAAAGAAGGCGTTCCAACTGCAGAAGCTGAAGAAATCAAAGCTAAATTGGAAGAAGCTGGAGCTTCAGTTACTCTTAAATAATAGAGCAACTACATTAGTAGCTTAAAAAACGTATAAAACCGCTATTCTTAGGAGTAGCGGTTTTTTCTTTTTATCTGTCATGGGGCACAAATGGGGCGAACTAATTATATAGTTTATCTAGGAGACAAACAAGTTTTGAATAATAGGCTTTCCATAAAAAATGATACAAGTTTTTACCATTCAGGATTTATTTTTTTCTGGTATCATCATTCCTATGAACAGTAGAAAAGTAAGTTTTTAATTTATTGATACTCCGGATATTATAATCTCAGTATTAAAGAACTTTATTGAAGGTAATTTTCGAACGGTTTGAGGTAATTTCAATGAAATTTTAATAGATATTTCAATTTTCTTCTTGACTCTGACCTTAGGTAAGGGATTATACTAATAATAGATAAGAAAGGAGATTATTATGCAAATCAATATGATTCGTTCAGATAAAGTTTATCAGGAGATGCTCGAGCTTCCTTTAGAAAAGAGAGAAGGTTGCTTTCGAGCTAAAATATTAGCACCTTTTGCAACCAAATACCAAACGCAACACATTCCTCTGAAAGCAAAGTATCCTGGAGGATTTGATGCTCTTTTCCTACTTGGTTTTATGAATCAGTTACCCTCAACTCTCTCAGAAAAGGATAGACCAGCTATCGACTCTCTGAGCTCTGATCAACTCTGGCAGGACTGCCAGGATACCATCAAAAGGAGTATTGGGCTTTTTGAGCAGGCTGGCTATGACTTAGAGGTTGAGGATTACCATTTTACTATTTTATTGGGCAATCCAGAAAAACCTATGCTACAGCTCAATAAGGGTTATAGCGGAGATGGTGGAATTCCAGGATACCTCATGCTTAGTCTGTTACCAAATGACTATACTTTGCCCCGTGTACAGGCGGCGTTGGCCCATGAGTGTAATCACAATGTCCGCTTCCAATTTATCAAATGGAATCAGCAGACGACATTAGCAGACTGGGTAGTCAGTGAAGGATTGGCAGAGTCTTTTGCTGCTGAGCTCTATGGCAAAGATCTCATTGGGCCTTGGGTTACTTCAACCAGTCCAGAGCAGTTAGAAGAGATTAAGCCTATCATCTCCAGTCAGCTTCAGCTAACGGGGATGGCGGAAATGACTCCTTATCTATACGGTGATGAAATCGCGAAGATACAGGGTCAAATTCCGGTTGGTATGCCCTATGCTGCAGGCTATGCTTATGGCTATCATCTGATACAAGCCTATCTGAAAAGGACAGGTAAGAGCATTATTGAGGCCACAGTAACACCGACTGAAGAGATTTTAGAGGCGACTAAAGACTTTTGGAAATGACACTTTTGCTTGCAAATCTGCCAGAGTATGATATAATGTAGGTAATTTCTGGAGGTGACTATATGTACTATAAAAGAGTTGAATTGAAAGTCACAAATCAAGGTATCCATGAGCGTAAGATTTTTCAAGGTGTCAAGATTTTCAGTCGTAGCAAGCTATCCAAAGATCAGAAAAGCATTCTGACGCAGAAGCTTTACCTGACTCCGAAGCAAAACATTGTTTACTATCAACGGACAGATGTCAACTATGATCAGAACTGGCATCATCATAAGGACTATTACGAATTAGCTTATGGTCAGATGGATAGAGAGACGGTTTTTGAAGTTTGCCAAGATTTTGACGAACTAAGTCCTTTCCTGGAGAACGAACTGCTGGAGAAGCTAAAAGAAAAGCAGTCTGCAGGCAAATTTTTTGAAAAATTAGATATATAAAAATCCGGCTGCTTTTATAAGCAGTCGGATTTCTTCTAGTGTGATAGTGCTGAAACAATACCTTTACTATCATAGCATTGGCTACATTAGTATACTGCCATCTATTCATCTGATAAGAGGGATTTTATCATCCAGATATTCATAGCTGGGTGGCCGGCGGCGTTAGAAAGTGGTTCTTGCAGTGATGTGAAACCATAGTGCCGATAGATTGCCACAGCCGTAGCCAGTTCAGTAGAGGTTTCTAGATAAAGCTGTTCATAACCTGCTAGGCGGGCTTCCTGGAATATCCGCTTTATCAACCGGCTGGAATAACCTTTGCCACGGCTATTTTTAGTGA contains:
- a CDS encoding peptide methionine sulfoxide reductase gives rise to the protein MAEIYLAGGCFWGLEEYFSRISGVLATSVGYANGQVETTNYQLLKETDHAETVQVIYDEKAVSLREILLYYFRVIDPVSINQQGNDCGRQYRTGIYYQDEADLPAIYTVVQEQERMLGRKIVVEVEKLRHYILAEDYHQDYLKKNPSGYCHIDVTDAEKPLIDASNYEKPSQEVLKESLTEESYRVTQEAATEAPFSNAYDQTFEEGIYVDITTGEPLFFAKDKFASGCGWPSFSRPISKELIHYYKDLSHGMERIEVRSRSGNAHLGHVFTDGPQELGGLRYCINSASLRFVAKDEMEKAGYGYLLPYLNK
- a CDS encoding adapter protein mecA is translated as MKMKQISDTTLKITMTLDDLMDRGMEIADFLVPQEKTEEFFYAILDELEMPDNFLDSGMLSFRVTPKPDKVDVFVTKSKIDQNLDFEDLADLPDMEELAQMSPDEFLKTLEKSIADKTKDDIEAIQSLEQVEAKEEEQEQADKETESKKEPYIYYILRFASLADLVAFAKTVNYQMETSELYKMNGHYYLTILVDVENHPSPYPAWLLARMREFADDSDISRSVLQEYGQILINHDAVLNLQKIRS
- a CDS encoding multidrug ABC transporter permease produces the protein MKRQTANQTLKRLAIDLANHPFLLFLAFLGTIAQVGLSIYLPILIGQVIDQVLVAGSSPVFWQIFIQMILVVIGNTLVQWANPLLYNRLIFSYTRDLRERIIHKLHRLPIAFVNRQGSGEMVSRVTTDIEQLAAGLTMIFNQFFIGVLMILVSILAMLQIHLLMTLLVLLLTPLSMVISRFIAKRSYHLFQKQTETRGIQTQLIEESLSQQTIIQSFNAQTEFIQRLHEANANYASYSQSAIFYSSTVNPSTRFVNALIYALLAGVGAYRIMMGSTLTIGRLVTFLNYVQQYTKPFNDISSVLAELQSALACAERVYAVLESPEVAETGKEVLTSDQVKGAISFKHVSFGYHPERILIKDLSINIPAGSKVAIVGPTGAGKSTLINLLMRFYPINSGDILLDGRSIYDYTRASLRQQFGMVLQETWLKQVTIHDNIAFGNPDASREQVIAAAKAANADFFIQQLPQGYDTKLENAGESLSVGQAQLLTIARVFLAIPKILILDEATSSIDTRTEVLVQDAFAKLMKGRTSFIIAHRLSTIQDADLILVLVDGDIVEYGNHHDLMARKGKYYQMQKAAAFSSE
- a CDS encoding homoserine dehydrogenase — translated: MTVKIALLGFGTVASGVPFLLKENGEKIVQSAHSEIEVAKVLVKDEDEKNRLLAAGNDFNFVTNVDDILSDKDITIVVELMGRIEPAKTFITRALEAGKHVVTANKDLLAVHGAELLEIAKEHNVALYYEAAVAGGIPILRTLANSLASDKITRVLGVVNGTSNFMMTKMVEEGWSYDDALAEAQRLGFAESDPTNDVDGIDAAYKMVILSQFAFGMKVAFDDVAHKGIRNITPEDVAVAQDLGYVVKLVGSIEETPSGIAAEVTPTFLPKAHPLASVNGVMNAVFVESIGIGESMYYGPGAGQKPTATSVVADIVRIVRRLNDGTIGKDFNEYSRDLVLANPEDVKANYYFSILAPDSKGQVLKLAEIFNAQDISFKQILQDGKEGDKARVVIITHKINKAQLENVSAELAKASEFDLLNTFKVLGE
- a CDS encoding serine kinase, with protein sequence MKIIVPATSANIGPGFDSVGVAVTKYLQIEVCEERDEWLIEHQIGKWIPHDERNLLLKIALQIAPDLQPRRLKMTSDVPLARGLGSSSSVIVAGIELANQLGNLNLSNHDKLQLATKIEGHPDNVAPAIYGNLVVASSVEGHVSAIVADFPECDFLAYIPNYELRTRDSRGVLPKKLSYKEAVAASSIANVAVAALLAGDMVTAGQAIEGDLFHERYRQSLVREFVTIKQVAKENGAYATYLSGAGPTVMVLASHDKMPAIKAELQKQSFKGKLHDLKVDTQGVRVETK
- a CDS encoding multidrug ABC transporter ATP-binding protein; this encodes MKHLLSYFKPYINESIIAPLFKLLEAVFELLVPMVIAGIVDQSLPQRDQGHLWMQIGLLLIFAVIGVLVALVAQFYSAKAAVGFAKELTNDLYRHILSLPKDSRDRLTTSSLVTRLTSDTYQIQTGINQFLRLFLRAPIIVFGAIFMAYRISAELTFWFLVMVGFLTIVIVGLSRLVNPLYSSLRKKTDQLVQETRQQLQGMRVIRAFGQEKRELQIFQTLNQVYARLQEKTGFWSSLLTPLTYLIVNGTLLVIIGQGYISIQGGLLSQGALIALINYLLQILVELVKLAMLINSLNQSYISAKRIEEVFTEAPEDIHSELEQKQATGDRILQVKELTFTYPDAAQPSLRNISFDMNQGQILGIIGGTGSGKSSLVQVLLGLYPADKGSIDLYRNGRSPRNLEQWRSWIAYVPQKVELFKGTIRSNLTLGFNQEVSDQELWQALEIAQAKDFVSEKEGLLDALVEAGGRNFSGGQKQRLSIARAVLRQAPFLILDDATSALDTITESNLLKAIRENLPNTSLILISQRTSTLRMADQILLLEKGELLAVGKHDDLMKTSQVYREINASQHGKED
- a CDS encoding 50S ribosomal protein L10 gives rise to the protein MSEAIIAKKAELVDVVAEKMKAAASIVVVDARGLTVEQDTVLRRELRGSEVEYKVIKNSILRRAAEKAGLEDLASVFVGPSAVAFSNEDVIAPAKILNDFAKNAEALEIKGGAIEGAVASKEEIVALATLPNREGLLSMLLSVLQAPVRNVALAVKAVADNKEDAA
- a CDS encoding chlorohydrolase → MKVYQHVNIVTCDQDFHVYLDGVLAVKDSQIVYVGQEEPDILEQAEQIIDYQGAWIMPGLVNCHTHSAMTGLRGIRDDSNLHEWLNDYIWPAEAGFTPDMTTKSVKEALTEMLQSGTTSFNDMYNPNGVDIEQIYQAVKASKMRCYFSPTLFSSEAETTAETISRTRAIIEEILGYENPNFKVMVAPHSPYSCSKDLLEESLEMAKELNIPIHIHVAETKEESGIILKRYGKRPLAFLEELGYLDHPSVFAHGVELNEREIERLATSHVAIAHNPISNLKLASGIAPIIQLQKAGVAVGIATDSVASNNNLDMFEEGRTAALLQKMKSGDASQFPIEIALKALTIEGAKVLGMEKQIGSLEVGKQADFLVIQPQGKIHLQPQKNMLSHLVYAVKSSDVDDVYIAGEQVVKQGKVLTVEI
- the rplL gene encoding 50S ribosomal protein L7/L12 (present in two forms; L12 is normal, while L7 is aminoacylated at the N-terminal serine; the only multicopy ribosomal protein; 4:1 ratio of L7/L12 per ribosome; two L12 dimers bind L10; critically important for translation efficiency and fidelity; stimulates GTPase activity of translation factors), coding for MALNIENIIAEIKEASILELNDLVKAIEEEFGVTAAAPVAVAAAGAADAGAAKDSFDVELTAAGDKKVGVIKVVREITGLGLKEAKELVDGAPGVIKEGVPTAEAEEIKAKLEEAGASVTLK